In Papaver somniferum cultivar HN1 unplaced genomic scaffold, ASM357369v1 unplaced-scaffold_12, whole genome shotgun sequence, a single window of DNA contains:
- the LOC113330925 gene encoding uncharacterized protein LOC113330925, with amino-acid sequence MKDYSVTKSWTKFYTVQLPEVANSIGYVKILWEFKNGEVLFVTTNGWDCCLVSYDPIFVQVAYTQLLHIQYGKTNAQILFRLKSTIASIRQKSMPVSIYYTKIKTLWDQYDSLVASTEACICGAGKHMMERLERDRAMEFLQGLHDRFSNLRSRILTIEPFPTALRIFNLVQQEEEQQNISATPLPTVDATALNTNRHFPSLSRPRASKNKRQRPHCDFCNKHGHVRDKCYRLHGFPTQNNSLPVAAAATAMPTESSSIQPAIPALSADQYARLLALINPPTESAQLEHRANLSGRILTTSFVDPWFIDSGATHHICNSLHFFTSYKPVKTLIQMQLPDGSFSVDRVTKQVIGQANFVSGLYHLQIHQRQQYSKKIDLISTGTPIPFLSTLQKLQSDNGSEFLSRDMQTWFKEHGIHHKRSCVSTPQQNGVAEHAKLSSDNDIPYLMENDVFYEDYTSVAPTIPMLDASSTTISPISSRSDTNSFIPTTGDDNTSIGIESTSISLPSSNETTADVAVSNPTVSAQDAVLRRSTREHHRPSHLKDYICSVNKCTSNSPYPITNYISFDKFTPQYRAFLSSVIVNDEPRTFTEAIKIPVWRDVIVKEHTALQDNDTFTITTLPPGKSAIGCKWVVKIKYRPDGTIERCKARLVAKGYTQQEGIDYHDTFAPVTKLVIVRALLSIAAINNWPLHQLDVNSFFTRRS; translated from the exons ATATTCGTGCAAGTTGCTTATACGCAGCTTCTTCACATTCAATATGGAAAGACAAACGCTCAAATTCTGTTTCGTTTGAAGTCTACAATTGCATCCATCAGGCAAAAATCTATGCCTGTTTCTATTTACTACACAAAGATCAAAACCCTTTGGGACCAATACGATTCCCTGGTAGCTTCTACTGAGGCCTGTATTTGTGGTGCTGGTAAGCACATGATGGAACGCCTTGAAAGAGACCGTGCTATGGAATTTTTGCAAGGTTTACATGACAGGTTTTCAAATCTGCGAAGCCGAATCTTGACTATAGAGCCATTTCCAACTGCTCTGCGCATCTTCAACCTTGTTCAACAGGAGGAAGAGCAGCAGAACATAAGTGCAACTCCACTGCCTACGGTTGATGCAACTGCCCTCAACACCAATCGCCACTTTCCTTCATTATCTCGTCCTCGTGCGAGCAAGAACAAGCGCCAACGCCCTCACTGCGATTTTTGTAACAAGCATGGACACGTTCGGGACAAGTGCTATCGGCTACATGGATTTCCTACTCAAAACAACAGCTTGCCAGTCGCTGCTGCTGCTACAGCCATGCCAACTGAATCGTCTTCCATTCAACCAGCCATTCCAGCCCTGTCCGCTGATCAGTATGCTCGTTTACTAGCTCTAATCAATCCTCCAACTGAATCTGCACAGCTGGAGCATCGTGCAAATCTCTCGGGTAGAATTCTAACTACATCTTTTGTTGATCCTTGGTTCATAGACAGTGGTGCTACACACCACATTTGCAATTCTTTACACTTTTTCACCTCTTATAAACCTGTCAAAACATTGATTCAAATGCAATTACCGGATGGATCATTCTCCGTG GACCGAGTCACGAAGCAAGTGATTGGTCAGGCTAATTTCGTCTCTGGATTATATCACCTTCAAATCCATCAGCGTCAGCAA TACTCTAAGAAAATTGATCTCATATCTACTGGTACTCCAATTCCTTTTCTTTCTACCTTACAAAAATTACAGTCTGATAATGGATCGGAATTTCTCTCCCGAGATATGCAAACATGGTTTAAAGAACATGGTATTCATCACAAACGCAGTTGTGTTTCtactcctcaacaaaatggtgttgctgaac ATGCTAAATTATCATCTGACAATGATATTCCATATCTTATGGAAAATGACGTTTTCTATGAAGACTACACATCTGTAGCTCCAACAATTCCTATGTTGGATGCATCATCCACTACCATTTCACCTATTTCGTCTCGTAGTGATACCAACTCATTCATTCCCACTACGGGTGATGATAATACGTCTATAGGCATTGAATCTACATCCATTTCTTTGCCTAGCTCCAATGAAACCACTGCTGATGTTGCAGTTTCTAATCCTACAGTTTCTGCCCAAGATGCTGTTTTACGAAGGTCCACTAGAGAACATCATCGTCCTTCTCACTTGAAAGATTACATTTGCTCAGTTAACAAATGTACATCTAATTCACCATACCCTATTACAAATTACATTTCTTTTGATAAATTCACTCCGCAGTACCGTGCTTTTCTCTCATCAGTTATTGTCAATGATGAACCACGCACGTTTACGGAAGCTATTAAAATTCCAGTTTGGCGTGATGTCATAGTCAAGGAACATACCGCCTTACAAGATAATGATACTTTTACCATCACTACTCTTCCCCCTGGCAAATCCGCCATTGGCTGTAAATGGGTAGTCAAAATCAAATATAGACCGGATGGTACGATTGAACGTTGTAAGGCACGTCTCGTTGCCAAAGGATACACACAACAGGAAGGAATTGATTATCATGATACTTTTGCTCCTGTTACAAAATTAGTAATTGTTCGTGCTTTACTGTCTATTGCTGCCATCAATAATTGGCctcttcatcaacttgatgtcaacAGCTTTTTCACAAGGCGATCTTAA
- the LOC113330943 gene encoding cation/H(+) antiporter 15-like isoform X1 yields MDLTNFPNHTSQNTSIFLHNCWDYFNSINQTVNERIQFLDVKGLLWYAEPRSMNNKSNIWIGDDPFNRSIPVFMAQVSITALGTTVMKSVLEPIGVTSFVAQMIAGILMGPSLLGQTDLLKTKIFTYASLYTLETIQYFGSMFFLFLIGVKTDIGMVKKSGKMAFLVGLFSFCLSLVLAMLVAFITVNKYKAHFPEVALESLFYVAGLTSLSSPHVINSFLADLNLLSSQLGRIAVSASMISGGCSLVSVFLVLTLKQSQFSHQFPYNFLATMIGCFAIIIVIIYVIRPIMLWVHKRTAADHKAVEEGYILFIFLTVLVSSLAGECVGQHYLVGPLLLGLVVPPGPPLGAAIEEKLDCFVTAILVPVIVISRACTFKVSDIKHSMKVVVWTMAFFSFFGKLLGTMSPAVYSKMPYQDAIILGLIMSVQGVLDIQIWVQTMNLQLIDRDIYGSLVLLMVALTGSISVIVKFFYDPARKYASYRMKTIQHSKPNAELRILPCVYHKENVPSIVSLLEASNPTTQSPICVYPLHLVQLQGRATPLLIAHKTGDLNDPSEVNDPTARTIINSFKSFAHHNKGIVSVNSFTAISPYNTMHDDICTLSLDKRTSLIIIPFHHQPAIHTKYQSSNAIRRVNTNVLNKAPCSVGILIDKGATGDKSCNATSPPSKVTVIFLGGPDDREALAYGARMGDDISVKLTVIRFMHSDERKQQKSKEERIDNDIVYAFRFQTSGFKNVKYVEQLVKDGVELISCIKGMESSFELLIVGREHGEEASKLLEAFNQWIEFPELGVIGDMLVSSDSKMSGSILVMQQHQQQNKKKENKKNEQSVFT; encoded by the exons ATGGATTTAACGAATTTTCCAAACCATACCTCACAGAACACATCGATATTCTTGCATAACTGTTGGGATTATTTTAATTCCATCAATCAGACGGTCAATGAGCGGATACAATTCCTTGATGTTAAAGGATTATTATGGTATGCTGAACCCCGTTCAATGAATAACAAGTCCAACATATGGATTGGAGATGATCCTTTCAACCGTTCAATTCCAGTTTTCATGGCTCAGGTTTCTATAACAGCTCTGGGAACAACAGTTATGAAATCCGTATTGGAACCCATAGGTGTGACTTCTTTTGTCGCTCAGATGATA GCAGGTATACTCATGGGTCCTTCATTGTTGGGGCAAACGGATTTACTCAAAACAAAGATATTCACCTATGCATCTTTATATACATTGGAAACAATTCAGTACTTTGGCTCCATGTTCTTTCTATTTCTTATAGGAGTAAAAACAGATATAGGCATGGTAAAGAAATCGGGAAAAATGGCGTTCCTGGTCGGACTCTTTAGCTTCTGCCTATCTTTAGTTCTTGCGATGCTGGTGGCTTTCATTACTGTGAATAAATATAAAGCACATTTTCCCGAAGTAGCACTAGAATCCCTCTTTTATGTAGCAGGATTAACATCACTGAGTTCGCCTCACGTCATCAATTCCTTCCTGGCTGATCTAAATCTCCTAAGTTCCCAACTTGGACGAATAGCTGTGTCAGCATCCATGATCAGCGGAGGATGCAGCTTAGTTTCTGTCTTTTTAGTTTTAACACTTAAACAAAGCCAATTTTCTCATCAGTTTCCATATAATTTTTTGGCCACAATGATCGGTTGTTTCGCAATCATCATAGTTATTATCTACGTTATACGACCCATAATGCTATGGGTGCACAAACGCACAGCAGCAGATCACAAAGCAGTCGAGGAAGGGTACATACTTTTCATTTTTCTTACGGTTTTGGTTTCTTCGTTGGCGGGTGAGTGTGTTGGGCAGCATTATTTGGTAGGTCCTTTGCTTCTGGGTTTAGTTGTTCCACCTGGACCGCCATTAGGAGCTGCAATAGAAGAGAAACTAGATTGTTTCGTTACGGCTATACTTGTGCCAGTAATCGTAATTTCTAGAGCATGCACATTCAAGGTGTCCGACATAAAACATTCAATGAAAGTGGTAGTTTGGACAATGGCCTTCTTCAGTTTCTTTGGGAAGTTACTCGGAACGATGTCGCCTGCTGTCTATTCCAAAATGCCATACCAAGATGCTATAATTCTAGGACTCATCATGAGTGTCCAAGGTGTGCTAGATATTCAGATATGGGTACAAACAATGAATCTTCAG CTAATTGACAGGGACATTTATGGAAGTCTCGTGTTACTCATGGTGGCTTTGACCGGGTCAATCTCAGTCATAGTTAAGTTTTTCTACGACCCCGCAAGAAAATACGCATCTTACAGAATGAAAACAATCCAGCACTCCAAACCCAACGCAGAGCTACGTATTCTACCTTGTGTCTACCACAAAGAGAATGTCCCCAGCATTGTCAGTCTCCTTGAAGCTTCCAATCCAACAACACAGAGTCCCATCTGCGTCTATCCCCTTCACCTAGTTCAACTTCAAGGTCGTGCGACACCTTTACTTATCGCTCACAAAACGGGCGACCTTAATGATCCTTCAGAAGTGAATGACCCTACAGCACGAACCATCATCAATTCCTTTAAATCATTTGCACATCACAACAAAGGAATAGTTTCAGTGAATTCCTTCACAGCCATCTCACCTTATAATACAATGCATGACGATATTTGCACGCTAAGTTTAGATAAAAGGACCTCCCTAATAATTATACCCTTTCACCACCAACCAGCTATTCATACAAAGTACCAGTCCTCAAATGCGATCCGAAGAGTAAACACTAATGTTCTCAATAAGGCACCTTGTTCTGTAGGTATACTAATTGACAAAGGTGCAACCGGTGATAAGAGTTGTAATGCCACCTCTCCTCCATCCAAGGTTACGGTCATATTTTTGGGAGGTCCAGATGATCGGGAGGCATTGGCTTATGGTGCTAGAATGGGAGATGACATTAGCGTAAAGTTGACAGTAATTAGATTCATGCATTCTGATGAAAGGAAGCAGCAAAAATCAAAAGAGGAGAGAATAGATAATGATATAGTATATGCATTTCGGTTTCAAACCTCAGGTTTCAAGAATGTGAAGTATGTAGAACAACTGGTGAAAGATGGAGTAGAACTTATTTCGTGTATTAAAGGAATGGAAAGTTCGTTCGAGCTTTTGATTGTTGGACGAGAACATGGAGAAGAAGCATCTAAACTATTGGAAGCTTTCAATCAATGGATTGAGTTCCCAGAATTAGGGGTTATAGGTGATATGCTTGTTTCTTCCGACTCAAAAATGTCTGGCTCTATATTGGTCatgcaacaacatcaacaacaaaataagaagaaagaaaacaaaaaaaatgaacaatCTGTCTTTACTTGA
- the LOC113330943 gene encoding cation/H(+) antiporter 15-like isoform X2: MGPSLLGQTDLLKTKIFTYASLYTLETIQYFGSMFFLFLIGVKTDIGMVKKSGKMAFLVGLFSFCLSLVLAMLVAFITVNKYKAHFPEVALESLFYVAGLTSLSSPHVINSFLADLNLLSSQLGRIAVSASMISGGCSLVSVFLVLTLKQSQFSHQFPYNFLATMIGCFAIIIVIIYVIRPIMLWVHKRTAADHKAVEEGYILFIFLTVLVSSLAGECVGQHYLVGPLLLGLVVPPGPPLGAAIEEKLDCFVTAILVPVIVISRACTFKVSDIKHSMKVVVWTMAFFSFFGKLLGTMSPAVYSKMPYQDAIILGLIMSVQGVLDIQIWVQTMNLQLIDRDIYGSLVLLMVALTGSISVIVKFFYDPARKYASYRMKTIQHSKPNAELRILPCVYHKENVPSIVSLLEASNPTTQSPICVYPLHLVQLQGRATPLLIAHKTGDLNDPSEVNDPTARTIINSFKSFAHHNKGIVSVNSFTAISPYNTMHDDICTLSLDKRTSLIIIPFHHQPAIHTKYQSSNAIRRVNTNVLNKAPCSVGILIDKGATGDKSCNATSPPSKVTVIFLGGPDDREALAYGARMGDDISVKLTVIRFMHSDERKQQKSKEERIDNDIVYAFRFQTSGFKNVKYVEQLVKDGVELISCIKGMESSFELLIVGREHGEEASKLLEAFNQWIEFPELGVIGDMLVSSDSKMSGSILVMQQHQQQNKKKENKKNEQSVFT, from the exons ATGGGTCCTTCATTGTTGGGGCAAACGGATTTACTCAAAACAAAGATATTCACCTATGCATCTTTATATACATTGGAAACAATTCAGTACTTTGGCTCCATGTTCTTTCTATTTCTTATAGGAGTAAAAACAGATATAGGCATGGTAAAGAAATCGGGAAAAATGGCGTTCCTGGTCGGACTCTTTAGCTTCTGCCTATCTTTAGTTCTTGCGATGCTGGTGGCTTTCATTACTGTGAATAAATATAAAGCACATTTTCCCGAAGTAGCACTAGAATCCCTCTTTTATGTAGCAGGATTAACATCACTGAGTTCGCCTCACGTCATCAATTCCTTCCTGGCTGATCTAAATCTCCTAAGTTCCCAACTTGGACGAATAGCTGTGTCAGCATCCATGATCAGCGGAGGATGCAGCTTAGTTTCTGTCTTTTTAGTTTTAACACTTAAACAAAGCCAATTTTCTCATCAGTTTCCATATAATTTTTTGGCCACAATGATCGGTTGTTTCGCAATCATCATAGTTATTATCTACGTTATACGACCCATAATGCTATGGGTGCACAAACGCACAGCAGCAGATCACAAAGCAGTCGAGGAAGGGTACATACTTTTCATTTTTCTTACGGTTTTGGTTTCTTCGTTGGCGGGTGAGTGTGTTGGGCAGCATTATTTGGTAGGTCCTTTGCTTCTGGGTTTAGTTGTTCCACCTGGACCGCCATTAGGAGCTGCAATAGAAGAGAAACTAGATTGTTTCGTTACGGCTATACTTGTGCCAGTAATCGTAATTTCTAGAGCATGCACATTCAAGGTGTCCGACATAAAACATTCAATGAAAGTGGTAGTTTGGACAATGGCCTTCTTCAGTTTCTTTGGGAAGTTACTCGGAACGATGTCGCCTGCTGTCTATTCCAAAATGCCATACCAAGATGCTATAATTCTAGGACTCATCATGAGTGTCCAAGGTGTGCTAGATATTCAGATATGGGTACAAACAATGAATCTTCAG CTAATTGACAGGGACATTTATGGAAGTCTCGTGTTACTCATGGTGGCTTTGACCGGGTCAATCTCAGTCATAGTTAAGTTTTTCTACGACCCCGCAAGAAAATACGCATCTTACAGAATGAAAACAATCCAGCACTCCAAACCCAACGCAGAGCTACGTATTCTACCTTGTGTCTACCACAAAGAGAATGTCCCCAGCATTGTCAGTCTCCTTGAAGCTTCCAATCCAACAACACAGAGTCCCATCTGCGTCTATCCCCTTCACCTAGTTCAACTTCAAGGTCGTGCGACACCTTTACTTATCGCTCACAAAACGGGCGACCTTAATGATCCTTCAGAAGTGAATGACCCTACAGCACGAACCATCATCAATTCCTTTAAATCATTTGCACATCACAACAAAGGAATAGTTTCAGTGAATTCCTTCACAGCCATCTCACCTTATAATACAATGCATGACGATATTTGCACGCTAAGTTTAGATAAAAGGACCTCCCTAATAATTATACCCTTTCACCACCAACCAGCTATTCATACAAAGTACCAGTCCTCAAATGCGATCCGAAGAGTAAACACTAATGTTCTCAATAAGGCACCTTGTTCTGTAGGTATACTAATTGACAAAGGTGCAACCGGTGATAAGAGTTGTAATGCCACCTCTCCTCCATCCAAGGTTACGGTCATATTTTTGGGAGGTCCAGATGATCGGGAGGCATTGGCTTATGGTGCTAGAATGGGAGATGACATTAGCGTAAAGTTGACAGTAATTAGATTCATGCATTCTGATGAAAGGAAGCAGCAAAAATCAAAAGAGGAGAGAATAGATAATGATATAGTATATGCATTTCGGTTTCAAACCTCAGGTTTCAAGAATGTGAAGTATGTAGAACAACTGGTGAAAGATGGAGTAGAACTTATTTCGTGTATTAAAGGAATGGAAAGTTCGTTCGAGCTTTTGATTGTTGGACGAGAACATGGAGAAGAAGCATCTAAACTATTGGAAGCTTTCAATCAATGGATTGAGTTCCCAGAATTAGGGGTTATAGGTGATATGCTTGTTTCTTCCGACTCAAAAATGTCTGGCTCTATATTGGTCatgcaacaacatcaacaacaaaataagaagaaagaaaacaaaaaaaatgaacaatCTGTCTTTACTTGA